In the Malaya genurostris strain Urasoe2022 chromosome 1, Malgen_1.1, whole genome shotgun sequence genome, one interval contains:
- the LOC131425358 gene encoding probable DNA-directed RNA polymerase III subunit RPC6 isoform X2, protein MTRATSLNSLPEFTSGDIIIALANEKPGGVNNDDLLHALPEIQPELRVQALNKLLQEGVLELLKKGQSLLYRLKDPTKKSTAPKDIDNEEKIIYNIIEEGGNKGIWIRDIRVKSNLIMTQLNKVLKQLENKKLIKAVKSVNASKKKVYMLYNLEPDRSITGGAWYQDQDFEAEFVDVLNQQCLRFLRMKRETAKECRDGPLAVQKLSYCSVADVHKFISDLGISKISLDEDDLETILRTVVYDGKAESIPTGDGKFLYKAIESPLSSPGLVQMPCGICPVIKHCSDCGEITPKLCSYISEWLD, encoded by the exons ATGACGCGTGCTACTTCATTGAATTCTTTGCCAGAATTTACTTCAGGTGACATA ATAATTGCCTTAGCAAACGAAAAGCCGGGTGGTGTAAACAACGACGATCTTTTACATGCGTTACCGGAAATTCAACCGGAACTGCGAGTACAAGCTTTAAATAAACTGCTACAAGAAGGAGTACTGGAGTTGTTAAAGAAAGGACAATCATTATTATACCGGTTAAAGGATCCGACAAAAAAGTCTACCGCACCAAAAGATATTgataatgaagaaaaaattatataCAATATCATTGAAGAAGGAGGTAATAAAGGTATCTGGATTCGGGATATTCGTGTCAAATCGAACCTAATCATGACACAGTTAAATAAGGTTTTGAAACAACTTGAGAATAAGAAGCTGATTAAGGCTGTTAAATCAGTGAAT GCTAGCAAGAAAAAAGTCTATATGCTGTATAATTTGGAACCAGATCGTTCAATCACAGGAGGTGCTTGGTACCAGGATCAAGATTTCGAAGCTGAATTCGTCGACGTTTTGAATCAACAGTGCTTGAGATTCCTTCGTATGAAGAGGGAAACAGCTAAAGAGTGTCGAGATGGACCATTGGCAGTGCAGAAGTTATCGTACTGCTCGGTAGCGGATGTGCACAAATTCATTTCCGATCTTGGCATCAGCAAAATTAGCTTGGATGAAGATGATCTTGAAACGATCCTGCGAACAGTGGTCTACGATGGAAAAGCAGAATCTATTCCTACTGGTGACGGTAAATTTCTATACAAGGCCATAGAAAGTCCGCTCTCATCACCGGGACTGGTGCAAATGCCATGTGGAATCTGCCCAGTAATAAAACACTGTTCGGATTGTGGTGAAATTACACCGAAATTGTGTTCATATATTAGCGAGTGGCTGGACtaa
- the LOC131425356 gene encoding phosphoribosyl pyrophosphate synthase-associated protein 2 isoform X1, with amino-acid sequence MLLNRNKVGGFRPAKISKLDKMDAPATSDVVIISGNSHPDLANQIASRLGVKNGGCSVYHKTNRETMVEIGDSVRGKDIYIIQTGTKDVNNNIMELLIMAYACKTSSAKSIVGVIPYLPYSKQCKMRKRGCIVSKLLARMMCTSGLTHIITMDLHQKEIQGFFDCPVDNLRASPFLLQYIQESIPDYRNSVIVARNPGSAKKATSYAERLRLGIAVIHGEQKESETDEVDGRNSPPTLPKSRTMDVSGGVPVHPAKEKPPINVVGDVGGRIAIMVDDLIDDVQSFVAAAEVLKERGAYKIYVMATHGLLSQDAPRLIEDSPIDEVVVTNTVPHEIQKMQCHKIKTVDISVLLSEAIRRIHNKESMSYLFKNVTLED; translated from the exons ATGCTTCTGAACCGCAATAA GGTTGGAGGATTCCGACCggctaaaatttcaaagttggaCAAGATGGATGCACCGGCCACCTCGGATGTCGTTATCATTAGCGGCAATTCTCATCCAGATTTAGCGAACCAGATTGCCAG TCGCCTGGGTGTAAAGAACGGTGGCTGTTCAGTGTACCATAAGACAAATCGCGAAACAATGGTTGAGATAGGTGACTCAGTACGAGGCAAGGATATTTACATTATTCAAACAGGAACCAA GGACGTAAACAACAACATAATGGAGCTCTTGATAATGGCGTACGCATGCAAGACTTCATCGGCGAAATCAATCGTCGGAGTTATCCCATATCTTCCCTATTCTAAACAGTGCAAAATGCGCAAAAGAGGCTGCATTGTTTCCAAACTGTTGGCTAGGATGATGTGTACCTCTGGATTAACTCACATCATCACGATGGATTTACATCAGAAGGAAATTCAGGGATTCTTTGATTGTCCAGTGGACAACTTAAGAGCATCTCCGTTCTTGCTGCAGTATATTCAAGAAAGC ATTCCTGACTATCGCAATTCGGTTATTGTAGCCCGCAACCCTGGTTCGGCCAAAAAAGCTACATCGTACGCCGAACGTTTGCGGCTGGGAATAGCCGTAATCCACGGTGAGCAGAAGGAATCCGAAACCGACGAAGTGGATGGTCGAAATTCGCCACCCACGTTGCCTAAATCCCGAACCATGGACGTTTCCGGTGGTGTACCTGTTCACCCGGCCAAAGAGAAGCCACCAATAAACGTGGTTGGTGATGTGGGTGGACGAATCGCGATTATGGTG GATGATCTCATCGATGATGTCCAGTCATTCGTGGCGGCTGCCGAAGTATTGAAGGAGAGAGGTGCATACAAGATCTACGTCATGGCGACTCACGGTCTACTTAGCCAGGATGCTCCTAGGTTGATTGAAGATTCACCGATTGATGAG GTTGTCGTAACCAATACTGTTCCTCATGAAATACAAAAAATGCAATGCCATAAAATTAAAACCGTCGATATCAGTGTCCTTCTATCGGAAGCGATCCGTCGCATACATAATAAGGAATCCATGTCCTATCTTTTCAAGAATGTTACGCTTGAAGATTAG
- the LOC131425357 gene encoding E3 ubiquitin-protein ligase TM129, translating into MSQESVIVFTIFYALLCFCIVYPSTEFESAGLTVDHIFSSRLGSESISFVQYHIRRTSLNLMVHSLLPLMYIRVYFMQFASEANPDSYSTVMVTWKILIAAVVLLPTLVATAIYYWSRNNWQNHPVAKHLTKFATSRTRFVDWQAVATSINDEYRRDDKVVIRMNPISRIVATESWVIKTGPYWINVAHQDDTTMIAYKSDTHEVSQEAFETVQFVNIAVRPIREEIKEFSIRINALDFKELQDRLSHPITILSSVKFHRSVLDRFVDVFMDQVSQNPIYRLDSDVVMENLDSCFACMQTQPNIKIEKHCLDVDGNGEPLPQARCCQVCNCRPMWCIECVAKWFASRQNQSERDSWLQQKCTCPMCRARFCILDVCYIEGMRRGVNS; encoded by the exons atgtctcAGGAAAGTGTCATCgtattcacaattttttacGCCCTGTTATGCTTCTGCATCGTTTATCCCTCGACGGAGTTTGAATCAGCTGGATTAACAGTTGATCACATCTTCTCATCAAGGCTTGGTTCGGAGTCAATATCCTTTGTTCAATATCACATACGTCGCACGAGTTTAAATTTGATGGTGCACTCGTTACTTCCGCTTATGTATATTAGAGTATACTTCATGCAGTTTGCAAGTGAAGCGAATCCTGATTCGTACTCTACAGTGATGGTCACTTGGAAAATTTTGATTGCTGCTGTTGTGTTGCTTCCTACTTTAGTAGCTACTGCGATTTACTACTGGTCTCGGAATAATTGGCAAAATCATCCCGTAGCGAAGCATTTGACAAAGTTTGCTACATCGAGAACACGTTTCGTGGACTGGCAAGCGGTTGCTACCAGCATAAATGATGAATACCGAAGAGATGATAAAGTGGTCATCCGTATGAATCCAATTTCGCGAATCGTAGCAACCGAGAGTTGGGTCATCAAAACCGGACCATATTGGATTAATGTTGCTCATCAAGATGACACCACAATGATTGCTTATAAG AGTGATACCCACGAAGTAAGTCAGGAGGCGTTCGAAACCGTTCAATTTGTCAACATTGCTGTAAGACCCATACGAgaagaaataaaagaattttccATACGGATAAACGCACTTGACTTCAAGGAATTGCAGGATCGCCTTAGTCACCCAATAACCATTCTTTCAAGTGTTAAATTTCATCGTTCCGTACTAGACCGCTTTGTGGATGTGTTTATGGATCAAGTCTCGCAGAACCCAATTTATCGATTGGATTCCGACGTTGTCATGGAAAATTTGGATAGTTGCTTCGCCTGTATGCAAACCCAGCCGAATATAAAGATAGAGAAACACTGTTTAGACGTAGATGGAAACGGAGAGCCTCTACCGCAAGCTCGGTGTTGCCAAGTGTGCAATTGTCGGCCTATGTGGTGTATTGAATGTGTAGCTAAATGGTTCGCTTCGAGACAAAACCAATCCGAACGTGATTCTTGGTTGCAACAAAAGTGCACCTGTCCGATGTGTCGCGCTCGTTTTTGTATATTAGATGTATGTTACATAGAAGGAATGCGACGAGGAGTTAACTCATAA
- the LOC131425360 gene encoding NECAP-like protein CG9132 yields the protein MEYESVLLVKQEVFVYKIPPRQSNRGYRAADWNLSEPTWTGRLRMVSKGKTLAIKLEDKTSGALFANCPVEAYPGVAIESVSDSSRYFVLRIQDDNGRNAFIGLGFGDRSDSFDLNVALQDHFKWVKNEEQIEKEKVEPKQQLDLGFKEGETIKINMKITKKDGSETSSRSGGAKKAGGLGLLPPPPGGSKIAAPSSAASPSHQPAAGPAGQTEWGEFTSAGAKPPAATTPSKTNANWVQF from the exons ATGGAGTACGAAAGCGTTTTGTTAGTGAAGCAGGAAGTGTTTGTTTACAAAATACCTCCGAGACAAAGTAATCGCGGCTATAGAGCAGCTGATTGGAATCTAAGCGAACCTACGTGGACTGGACGATTGCGAATGGTTTCCAAGGGTAAAACATTAGCTATCAAACTGGAGGATAAAACCAGTGGCGCACTGTTTGCTAATTGTCCTGTTGAAGCATATCCGGGGGTTGCCATCGAATCTGTTTCAGATAGTTCCCGATACTTCGTACTACGAATACAAGATGATAACG GTCGAAACGCGTTTATCGGTCTTGGTTTCGGGGATAGATCAGACTCGTTCGATTTGAACGTCGCGCTACAGGATCATTTCAAATGGGTTAAAAACGAAGAACAGATTGAGAAGGAAAAAGTCGAACCCAAGCAACAACTAGATTTAGGTTTCAAGGAGGGTGAAACTATtaaaattaatatgaaaattacg AAAAAGGATGGCTCGGAAACAAGTTCACGTTCTGGTGGAGCCAAGAAGGCAGGCGGTTTAGGTTTGTTACCTCCACCACCAGGAGGTAGTAAAATTGCAGCCCCTTCGTCAGCTGCATCACCATCTCATCAGCCAGCGGCTGGTCCCGCAGGTCAAACGGAATGGGGAGAATTCACATCAGCTGG agcaaaacCACCAGCAGCGACAACACCAAGTAAAACAAATGCTAATTGGGTACAGTTCTAA
- the LOC131425358 gene encoding probable DNA-directed RNA polymerase III subunit RPC6 isoform X1 has product MSSNELEEIATIGFQIIALANEKPGGVNNDDLLHALPEIQPELRVQALNKLLQEGVLELLKKGQSLLYRLKDPTKKSTAPKDIDNEEKIIYNIIEEGGNKGIWIRDIRVKSNLIMTQLNKVLKQLENKKLIKAVKSVNASKKKVYMLYNLEPDRSITGGAWYQDQDFEAEFVDVLNQQCLRFLRMKRETAKECRDGPLAVQKLSYCSVADVHKFISDLGISKISLDEDDLETILRTVVYDGKAESIPTGDGKFLYKAIESPLSSPGLVQMPCGICPVIKHCSDCGEITPKLCSYISEWLD; this is encoded by the exons ATGTCTTCTAATGAATTGGAAGAAATTGCCACAATAGGGTTTCAGATAATTGCCTTAGCAAACGAAAAGCCGGGTGGTGTAAACAACGACGATCTTTTACATGCGTTACCGGAAATTCAACCGGAACTGCGAGTACAAGCTTTAAATAAACTGCTACAAGAAGGAGTACTGGAGTTGTTAAAGAAAGGACAATCATTATTATACCGGTTAAAGGATCCGACAAAAAAGTCTACCGCACCAAAAGATATTgataatgaagaaaaaattatataCAATATCATTGAAGAAGGAGGTAATAAAGGTATCTGGATTCGGGATATTCGTGTCAAATCGAACCTAATCATGACACAGTTAAATAAGGTTTTGAAACAACTTGAGAATAAGAAGCTGATTAAGGCTGTTAAATCAGTGAAT GCTAGCAAGAAAAAAGTCTATATGCTGTATAATTTGGAACCAGATCGTTCAATCACAGGAGGTGCTTGGTACCAGGATCAAGATTTCGAAGCTGAATTCGTCGACGTTTTGAATCAACAGTGCTTGAGATTCCTTCGTATGAAGAGGGAAACAGCTAAAGAGTGTCGAGATGGACCATTGGCAGTGCAGAAGTTATCGTACTGCTCGGTAGCGGATGTGCACAAATTCATTTCCGATCTTGGCATCAGCAAAATTAGCTTGGATGAAGATGATCTTGAAACGATCCTGCGAACAGTGGTCTACGATGGAAAAGCAGAATCTATTCCTACTGGTGACGGTAAATTTCTATACAAGGCCATAGAAAGTCCGCTCTCATCACCGGGACTGGTGCAAATGCCATGTGGAATCTGCCCAGTAATAAAACACTGTTCGGATTGTGGTGAAATTACACCGAAATTGTGTTCATATATTAGCGAGTGGCTGGACtaa
- the LOC131425356 gene encoding phosphoribosyl pyrophosphate synthase-associated protein 2 isoform X2 codes for MDAPATSDVVIISGNSHPDLANQIASRLGVKNGGCSVYHKTNRETMVEIGDSVRGKDIYIIQTGTKDVNNNIMELLIMAYACKTSSAKSIVGVIPYLPYSKQCKMRKRGCIVSKLLARMMCTSGLTHIITMDLHQKEIQGFFDCPVDNLRASPFLLQYIQESIPDYRNSVIVARNPGSAKKATSYAERLRLGIAVIHGEQKESETDEVDGRNSPPTLPKSRTMDVSGGVPVHPAKEKPPINVVGDVGGRIAIMVDDLIDDVQSFVAAAEVLKERGAYKIYVMATHGLLSQDAPRLIEDSPIDEVVVTNTVPHEIQKMQCHKIKTVDISVLLSEAIRRIHNKESMSYLFKNVTLED; via the exons ATGGATGCACCGGCCACCTCGGATGTCGTTATCATTAGCGGCAATTCTCATCCAGATTTAGCGAACCAGATTGCCAG TCGCCTGGGTGTAAAGAACGGTGGCTGTTCAGTGTACCATAAGACAAATCGCGAAACAATGGTTGAGATAGGTGACTCAGTACGAGGCAAGGATATTTACATTATTCAAACAGGAACCAA GGACGTAAACAACAACATAATGGAGCTCTTGATAATGGCGTACGCATGCAAGACTTCATCGGCGAAATCAATCGTCGGAGTTATCCCATATCTTCCCTATTCTAAACAGTGCAAAATGCGCAAAAGAGGCTGCATTGTTTCCAAACTGTTGGCTAGGATGATGTGTACCTCTGGATTAACTCACATCATCACGATGGATTTACATCAGAAGGAAATTCAGGGATTCTTTGATTGTCCAGTGGACAACTTAAGAGCATCTCCGTTCTTGCTGCAGTATATTCAAGAAAGC ATTCCTGACTATCGCAATTCGGTTATTGTAGCCCGCAACCCTGGTTCGGCCAAAAAAGCTACATCGTACGCCGAACGTTTGCGGCTGGGAATAGCCGTAATCCACGGTGAGCAGAAGGAATCCGAAACCGACGAAGTGGATGGTCGAAATTCGCCACCCACGTTGCCTAAATCCCGAACCATGGACGTTTCCGGTGGTGTACCTGTTCACCCGGCCAAAGAGAAGCCACCAATAAACGTGGTTGGTGATGTGGGTGGACGAATCGCGATTATGGTG GATGATCTCATCGATGATGTCCAGTCATTCGTGGCGGCTGCCGAAGTATTGAAGGAGAGAGGTGCATACAAGATCTACGTCATGGCGACTCACGGTCTACTTAGCCAGGATGCTCCTAGGTTGATTGAAGATTCACCGATTGATGAG GTTGTCGTAACCAATACTGTTCCTCATGAAATACAAAAAATGCAATGCCATAAAATTAAAACCGTCGATATCAGTGTCCTTCTATCGGAAGCGATCCGTCGCATACATAATAAGGAATCCATGTCCTATCTTTTCAAGAATGTTACGCTTGAAGATTAG